A single region of the Salvelinus sp. IW2-2015 linkage group LG20, ASM291031v2, whole genome shotgun sequence genome encodes:
- the LOC111981374 gene encoding interleukin-8-like, which produces MSIRMSASLVVVLLALLTITEGMSLRGVGADLRCRCIETESRRIGRLIKKVEMFPPSSHCRDTEIIATLSMSGQEICLDASAPWVKRVIEKMLANNK; this is translated from the exons ATGAGCATCAGAATGTCAGCCAGCCTTGTCGTTGTGCTCCTGGCCCTCCTGACCATTACTGAGG GGATGAGTCTGAGAGGCGTGGGGGCTGACCTGCGATGTCGCTGCATTGAGACGGAAAGCAGACGAATTGGTAGACTCATTAAGAAGGTGGAGATGTTCCCTCCCAGCTCGCACTGCAGagacactgagatcat TGCCACTCTGAGCATGAGTGGTCAGGAGATTTGTCTGGATGCCAGCGCTCCTTGGGTCAAGAGGGTCATTGAGAAGATGCTGGCCAA CAACAAATGA